Genomic DNA from Candidatus Nitronereus thalassa:
TAATCATTCATTAGTCGCGATGGATGTCTGCTAAAAAGTCATACCAAGCCAACCTTTACAAAGGAGCATTTCATGTCTTCTCAGCCCACAACGATTGTCGCATTGTTTACCGCCCTCACCTTCACCTTAGGAACACCTGTGTTTGCCGAACCGGAAGTTTCACAACCAGCCGCTCCTCCTGCAGAACAGCACATGGGCGCGGATCATGCTGCAGCTCCAGCCAAATCGGAAGCCAAGCACAAAAAAATGGCGAAAAAAAAGCGCTCAGGGAAAAAGGCCAAAAAGGAAAATAAGAAATCTGGCGACGAATCCTAATCCGCCGCAACCTATCAAGGGCACGTCTCGCAATAATGAGACGTGCCCTTGATCATTTATCTTTATTAACCAGAACAAATTTCAAAATGGCCAACACGCCGCCCCCTTTCCCGTCAATACTAATCGTTGACGACATCCCCTACATTCGCCTTTATTTCCGTGTCGCTCTTGAATCATTTGGACATCAATGTGAAGAAGCGAGCCACGGGCTTGACGCCATAGGAAAATTGCACAACCGCCATTACGATGTAGTCCTCACCGACGTTCAAATGCCCCACCTTGATGGATTCGAATTAGCCAAATGTCTTAAGGAAGACCCGTCTCTCGGGAGTCCAATCGTCCTCATGATGACAGCAAGTAATACTGACTTGTTAGCGCCACTGGCCCAAGCAGCGGGAGTAAGAAAAATTTTTGCCAAACCGTGTCACCCTGTGGTTATTCACCAAGAAATTATGGACATTCGACAAAGGTTTCCCACTGCGGCCTAAGATTTCGCTAAAGTTAAATGGGGTTCACGATTCTTGTTACATTTAATCCCCACCTCCCCAAAGACACTTTTTCCACGATTTAAACAAAATGTCTCTCGCTCGAGAGGACATTCCTCAGGTTCCGTTTATTCTTTCGAGGTATTTTGACATTGGTGTCGGTTAATCCTTGGTACACCTTTTGCTTCACTAATATATGCGAAAGGAGCAAATGATGAATTCAAAATTTTCCACGGACACACGACCTACCGGAGTGAATAAAGATCGCAGCATGTCGCCCTCACCATGCATTTATCAACCTCCTCTCCCTCATGCCACTCAGCCTACATTTCATTCCTTGTCTTTGGGTTGTGCTTTGCCGTCCATATTGATCGTTGACGACGCAGCCGAATTTCGGCGCACCCTGCGTGAAGGGTTAGTTATCTTTGGCTATGACTGCCAAGAAGCCGAGTGTGGAACCGACGCCCTACGCTATTTGAAAAACAGAAAATTCGATGTCGTGCTGACTGACCTGGTCATGCCGTTTCTTGATGGGTTGGGATTAGCCCAACACATCATGGAAGACCGTTCCTACGGTCACCCCTTGGTCATCTTGATGACATCGGGCCACAGTGATATGGTCAAATCGTTGGCTAAAACGTTTGGCATTAAGAATATCCTGGATAAACCATGCAAGGCGTCCGAAATCAACCGGATCATTCGAGAAGAACCCCTCCGATTCCCCAAGGCAGCTTAACAATTCAGACCCACGTTTTGGGACGAATCGAACCCTACTCCAACCGCTTTCTCCCATGACTCAGTCCTTTCAAAAGATTGCCGTAATTACTGGTGACCACCACCTACCGGATACTACCAAGCGCAATGCCCAATACAATGAAGAAGATCGATCCACGCATGTGGCCATGATGACCGCTTTTCAAAGTTGGCCGGATTATGATTTTGAATTCATTGACGATCATAGGGCACTCCTCAAACAAATTCGCAGTCACCCCCCGGATTTGGTCGTCAACTTTTGCGACACGGGATTTCGGAATCAAGCCTCTCAAGAGCTAAATATCCCTGCCTACCTCGAAATCTTAGGAATTCCCTATACAGGCGCGCCCCCTTCCGCGATGGTGATCTGTTATGACAAGGCCATTGTGCGGCTGGTGGCACAGTCCCATGGTGTCTCAGTTCCCCAAGAACAATTTTTAGGCACCAACCTGCTCACACAATCCTTTCCACTCGTCTTCCCAGCCTTGATAAAACCAAACACGGCCGATGGAAGTGTCGGAATCACCAAGGACTCTGTGGTGCGATCTTGGCAAGAAGCCAACACCTACGTGGCCTGGCTGCACGAGACTCTTCCCGGTTGCGACATCCTCATCCAAGAATATTTACCAGGACCGGAATACGGAATTGGGGTCATCGGAAATATCGAGACGGGTTTGCGAATATTCCCGACATTGGAAGTCGACTTTTCTCGTTTACCGTCAGGCTTGAATCCTATTCTTTCTTTTGAATCAAAAGCCTATCCCGACTCCCCGTATTGGACTGATATTCAATTCAAAAAAGCCATATTGCCGACAGAGGTGGAAGCCAAAATGCAGGGATGGGTGCGTACTTTATTCAAGCGATTCGGGTTGCGAGATTATGCAAGATTTGATTTTCGTGTTGGAGCAGATGGCGAGCCCAAATTGATGGAAGTCAATCCGAACCCGGCCTGGGCGAATGATGGAAAACTGGCATTTATGGCTGGCTTTGCGGAAATGGAATATCGAGATATGCTTCAGGACATCCTTCAATCCGCAATCAAGCGTTTGTCGAAGCGGTCAAAGTAGCGCGCGAGGAATCGCCAAGGTCCAATCATGGCGCTTCAAGAGGTGATCCCCTTCAAAGGCTTCAAGTTCCCCGGCAAATTGAAACGTATCCGCCGTCGCACTCAATCGCGTCCGACATTCCACTCGAATAGCCCAATCCCCCCGCCGCATGATGGCCGTTTGAGAAAATTCAGTTTGCGCGGACAGAGGATCATTTTCAAGAATGCGATACCGCTTCAAGAGTGTATAACCTAAGTTCAGATCAATCTCTTCGATTCTAGCCAACGACGCACCATCAAATTCACCACCATCACTTTTGAGGGTATACACCATTTCCGTCGTGGCAAGATCAATTTCAATCGTGCGCCGCATAGGCATCTGTCGCAATTTTTTATGCGTGGTGCCAGGGGCGGCTTCCGGAGGATCAAAGGGGCGCAACTGAGAATCTTCTGGACGCGGTGGACGAACGGGAAGCTCCAGATAACTCGGGCCTGTACGAACGGTTAACGTCACCGGCACGGGAGGAGGCCAGGCAATCGGCCAATAGCTGGTGGAAACAGAAACCCTAATCCGATGTCCCAGCGGAAAGGCATGAGCGAAATCATTGAGTTGGATCCGAACCGTATACCAATTTCCAGGCTTTAGCGATTCTGGCGTTTCATGACTCTCTCTATGCGTAAGGTTCAAAAGGCCATAGGTCACGCGTAACACAGACCCATCGGGTGCCACATCTCCCAATCGAATTGCCACCATCGCCACAGGTTGATCCGTGGCCAATTCCAATTCAACAATCGGAGCCCCCAAGACTTCGAGCCTCCCAGGTAATGGATCACTATCAAACACGAGAGAGCCACCATCGTCAGGACGCTGGTCTCGTGGCATTTCCCCATCCGCACCAAACCCGCACCATTCCCCAGAGCGCACACCAATCGTTTGAGGCGAACAGAATGAGACATCTATGGGCTTCTCTGGAAGGGGAGATAAGTGCCCAGGCTCCAAATACCAACGCTGAGGGGTCATGTGTGAGCTGGGAAGATGGTCTTCTGCCACCCATCGGCCAGGCCATTCTGCATATTGAGGTTGAGGCTGCTGACTCTCTTGCATCCACACGCGAATTACTGGCTCGTCCATGATTCCCGTGGATTTGCCATTCAACCAGTGTTCCCACCACCGCACGGCTTCTTGGAGAAACCCTATAGCTGGCCCAGGAACGCCATCATGCGGAAAGTTATGCGCCCATGGACCAATCAGGGCCTTCTTCGGACAGGAAAGATTTCTCATCAACCGAGGGATGGCATTGGTATAGCCATCGGCCCACCCGCCAATGGCATACACGGGGCATTGGATTGCAGAAAAATCTTCGCATATTGATCCATGCTTCCAAAAATCATCACGCCATTGATGGCGCATCCATACAGCGGGAAACGGTTCCAGGTTTTCGAGGCGTTCCTGCCACATCGCCTTCCATCGATCACCAACAATGTGCGGGTCCGGGGGCAAGGCGGAATACAAGGTGAGGATTGAACCCCATTGCATGTTTTCGTTGAGCAAACATCCGCCCATGAAATGGGCGTCATCGGCATAGCGATCATCTGTGGAACACAGGGTAATAATGGCTTTGAGCGCCGGAGGTCGTAAGGCCGCCACTTGCAACGCATTGAATCCTCCCCAAGAAATACCCATCATGCCTACCGATCCAGAGCACCAGGGTTGGGCCACGATCCAATTAATAATCTCTAACGCATCGGCATGTTCTTGTGGCGAATACTCGTCATGGAGCACGCCCTCTGAATCTCCAGAACCTCGAATGTCCACACGGACACTGGCGAAGCCATGATCAGCAAAATAACGATGAATGGGTTCATCACGAGACCGCATGAAATCCCGCTTTCGGTAGGGAATGTATTCTAAGATGGCAGGCACAGGTTGATGCTGGGCAGAATTCGGCAGCCAAATACGGGCGGCAATCCGGCATCCATCGGACATAGGAATCCAGGTGTTTTCGATTTCCTGGATTCGCTCTAAAATATTGGCATCACTACTCATGAGATTTTTGATTTCTTACGATTACGATTGGAGGAAGATTTGGAACCTTGTGATTCGGCCCCTTCGTGAGAAAGCAACGATTGAGCAGACCAAAAACTCAACGCGAGTTTTTCTCTCACTTTGAACCCTGTTTCGAGATCCCAACAATTCACGATCGCCAACCGAAACCCTCCGGGCGGCATGGAATGATCTTTCGGGGCGCGGTCCTCATGAAATGTGATTTGAATACTCGAGACCTTCGGCGTGTGACGCAATTCATCAACCAATACTTTGGGAGGATGAGAGTATTTCACATCATGCGCCCCAAACAGCACGACACTGAATCCTTCTTGACGTTGCGCATCATTGAATTGCCAAATCCCTTCGGCATACAAGCGAATGAGGGCTTCGACCCAACCTTCCCCATAGAGGTCAGGCCATTGATCGGCAAATCTCAAATGAACCTCAATGATTTTTCCACCAATCGTTTCAAAGTTGACCATGCCCGTATAGTTTGACAAACATCGACGAAGCCAATCCCCGCAATAGGCTTCAACGTCAGGAATGGGATTGGCCATAACGGTCCAATAATCAAACATGCCCCCTTCCAAGGGTTTTCCAGTGGTATGTCTCCACCATTGAGGTTCTCCCTGGACCACAACCACATCACTTGAGACATGATCGCCTTCAAGTAAGGTCATCCAAAAATGCCCTGGCCGTTCATACCGTTTATATTTTTTTGAAGAGCGGATCACCCGACTTCCGGCCCCCATCCCCTTCATGTTGTAGATTGGCTTGGAAAACACCGGAAAGGAAGGTGGCTCTAACCCATGCGGAGCGCAGGGTAAGTTCTGGCTTTCGGCAATCGCAAGTTTGTTGTAGACCCACTTGTACGCTGGATACCACAACCAAGCATCACTATCTTCTGTAGGAATGTTGACCCCATCCGGGCAGGGAATTCCCTCAAAATACTGTATCCGCCATGGATCGGCTTCACAAATCGGCATTGGTCTACTGTCCTTTCATGAAAATAGGAAAATTTACCGCACCATACTGAGGGAGATTCGGGAATGCAATGATTTAGAAACATCGGTCTCAGGAGACCGGTCTTTAGTGACTATCTCCTGAACATGAGGCAGGCACGATCAACATTTTCATGGGACTAACAAGGGCCCAATAGAGGGCTTGGGCTTTTGCAGGTGGCAGGTCGAGCATTAAGTCTCTTGAGGAGGAACCAAAGATGCCCACCCCCCAACCCGAAACCCGCATTGTCAATCTCTTTACCCATTTCGCCGTTGGTTCAAAGACATGATCCCATGCCGAATCAATTTTTTCTGATTGGATCA
This window encodes:
- a CDS encoding response regulator — its product is MRRALDHLSLLTRTNFKMANTPPPFPSILIVDDIPYIRLYFRVALESFGHQCEEASHGLDAIGKLHNRHYDVVLTDVQMPHLDGFELAKCLKEDPSLGSPIVLMMTASNTDLLAPLAQAAGVRKIFAKPCHPVVIHQEIMDIRQRFPTAA
- a CDS encoding response regulator, whose protein sequence is MMNSKFSTDTRPTGVNKDRSMSPSPCIYQPPLPHATQPTFHSLSLGCALPSILIVDDAAEFRRTLREGLVIFGYDCQEAECGTDALRYLKNRKFDVVLTDLVMPFLDGLGLAQHIMEDRSYGHPLVILMTSGHSDMVKSLAKTFGIKNILDKPCKASEINRIIREEPLRFPKAA
- a CDS encoding CocE/NonD family hydrolase; the encoded protein is MSSDANILERIQEIENTWIPMSDGCRIAARIWLPNSAQHQPVPAILEYIPYRKRDFMRSRDEPIHRYFADHGFASVRVDIRGSGDSEGVLHDEYSPQEHADALEIINWIVAQPWCSGSVGMMGISWGGFNALQVAALRPPALKAIITLCSTDDRYADDAHFMGGCLLNENMQWGSILTLYSALPPDPHIVGDRWKAMWQERLENLEPFPAVWMRHQWRDDFWKHGSICEDFSAIQCPVYAIGGWADGYTNAIPRLMRNLSCPKKALIGPWAHNFPHDGVPGPAIGFLQEAVRWWEHWLNGKSTGIMDEPVIRVWMQESQQPQPQYAEWPGRWVAEDHLPSSHMTPQRWYLEPGHLSPLPEKPIDVSFCSPQTIGVRSGEWCGFGADGEMPRDQRPDDGGSLVFDSDPLPGRLEVLGAPIVELELATDQPVAMVAIRLGDVAPDGSVLRVTYGLLNLTHRESHETPESLKPGNWYTVRIQLNDFAHAFPLGHRIRVSVSTSYWPIAWPPPVPVTLTVRTGPSYLELPVRPPRPEDSQLRPFDPPEAAPGTTHKKLRQMPMRRTIEIDLATTEMVYTLKSDGGEFDGASLARIEEIDLNLGYTLLKRYRILENDPLSAQTEFSQTAIMRRGDWAIRVECRTRLSATADTFQFAGELEAFEGDHLLKRHDWTLAIPRALL